Sequence from the Deltaproteobacteria bacterium genome:
AACCCGTTGCAGTACGACTTCCTCAAACCGATGCAGCCGATCCATGAGTTCGCGACGATCGCGGCGATCGTGCTGCTGCTCGGGCAGATCCCACTGATCGTGAACTTCTTCTGGAGCCTGGCCTTCGGCCGCCGCGCCGCCGACAATCCGTGGCAGGCGAACACCTTGGAGTGGGCGACCACCTCGCCGCCGCCGCACGAGAACTTCGCGGCCGTGCCGACGGTCTACCGCGACGCCTATGAGTACAGCCTGCCCGGCAATGCCACGGACTGGCTGCCGCAGCACGTGCCCGGGCCCGCGCTCAAAGCGCAGGAGCAAGCCGCGTGAATCAGCGCGAGATATCGAGGTGAGCGATGGCGGTGATGTCGATGGCCCATTCAGAGCATGAGACGCGGGTGTTCACCGAGCAGCCCATCGGGCGGGTGGGGATGTGGTGGTTTCTGGCCTCGGAGGTGATGGTCTTCGGCGGTCTGCTGGGCTCGTATATTCTCTCCCGCATCGCCGCCGGCGGCTGGGCCGCCGAGACCGCGCACGTGAACACGCGCATCGCCGCGATCAACACCTTGATCCTGGTCACCAGCAGCCTCACCATTGTGCAGGCGCATGCCGCGGTCGAGGCGGAGGAGCATACCCGCGCCCGCAAGTATCTCCTGATCACCGTGCTGCTGGGGCTGGGCTTCCTCTGCATCAAGGGTTTTGAATACTCGATCGAGCTGGGCCACGGCTTCACGCCTGCCAGCGGGTTGTTCTGGTCCTATTACTACACCATGACCGGCCTGCACGGCTTGCACGTGTTCGCCGGCGTGGTGGTGAATTTTGTCCTGTTCCTGTTGGCCGGCGGCCGGCGCTGGGCGGCGGTGAAGCAGCGCGTCGAGTACGCCGGGTTGTATTGGCACTTCGTCGATGTGGTGTGGATCTTCCTGTTCCCGTTGCTCTACCTGGCGTGATGGAGTTTCGGAGGTGAATCATGAGAGCGGCCGAGAAACACCATGTGAGTTACGTCGCTATCTGGGTCTGGCTGGTGGTGTTACTGGCGGTGGGCCTGACTTTCGTCGCCTTACCGGTGACCAAAGTGACCGCCATCGCGCTGATCTTCTCGGCTGCGGTGGTAAAAGCTGCGCTGGTGGTGCGGCACTACATGCACCTGCGGGCGCAACCGGTGATGGTGTACGTGATCATGAGCGTCCCGGTGGTGCTGGCGATCGCGATGGTGTTGGCGTTGATTCCGGACATCGCCATGCGTCCCTGAGCCGGCGCGAGTACGCAGGATGACCAGCCAAGCGGTGACCACGTTACCCGGCAGCATCGGCGCTGCCCGCGGCGAATCCGGTGCCTGGCCGCAGGTAAGTGCGCTGGGCGCTGCTTCAGACCGACGACCTCGGATTGCCAACGCGGTGCTGGGCATGCTGATCTTCCTCGGGGCCGAGGCGATGTTTTTTGCCGGCTTGATCAGCGCGTTTCTGGTCTTGCGCGCCGGCAGCCTCGCCTGGCCGCCGCCGGATCAGCCGCGGCTGCCGGTCGGAATTACATTCGCCAACACCCTCGTCCTCTTGCTGAGCGCTGACACCATGCGCCGGGCGCTGGCGGCCATTCGCGCGGGCCACTTGCAAGCGCTGCCGCGCTGGCTGGGCGCGACGGCGATGCTGGGGACTGCTTTCCTGCTCGTGCAAGGCAGCGAATGGCTGCGGCTGTTGGGTTACGGCTTGCGTGCTAGTTCCGGCCCGTACGGCGCCACCTTCTACACCCTGATCGGCTGCCACGGCCTACACCTGCTGGGCGGGCTGATCGTGCTGCTGGCCGTTCTGCGCTCGGCGCGCCGGCAGCGCTACACGGCGCACGCCCACGGAGCAGTCGAGGCGGCTCGGCTGTACTGGTACTTCGTGGTCGGCATCTGGCCGATCCTATATGGGCTGGTATACCTCTCCTAGCCGTGCGGCACGGCGGGGCGTTGTGCAACTGCTCGCCGCCGGCGTCCTCTGGTTGATCGCAGCTGCTCCCGCTCTGGCTTGCCCGAACTGCTACGGCTCCTCCGACAGCCGCGTGCTCGACACCTACTACTTCAGCACCGTGATGCTGTCGCTGCTGCCGTTCGCCATCATGGCGGCGATTGCGGCGCTGGGGTGGTGCTTGACCCGGCCGCCGCGCGGAGTGCTCGCCGCTCCAACTCACGGCGCCGGCACATAGCACCGGCCACCCGGAAGGGTTCGTGGCGCTGCGTTGGACTTACTCGGAGAAGGCGGCGCGACGGCCGTCGGTGAAGGTGACAAAGGTGGCGTTCGACGAGGTCCGCCGCCACCTGCCGCCGGGCACGCCAGGTTCTCGCCAGCGGAGCGCGGCGAACAGATTCGGATGCGCCAGGCGCAGGTACAGCGGCGGTTTCGGCAGTATTGCGACGCGCAAGCAGAGATGTAGTCGTGCCCAGGCTGTTCCACGCCAAGCTCGAACGTCATCTCTACTCGGCCGTCGCCTCACGCTAAGCACGTCCTGCTCGCGGACGGTTGCGCCGCGTCTTGGCCTGTGGCAAGAGCTGCGTAGTGCTGGTCGTCTTGTGCAGGGAGCCGGTGGCACAATGCGATAGGTGGCGTCAGCGCGATTGCTAGTTCTTGGGGGGGCGGGCGTTGGAATCGCGCCGGGGCTTCTTTCAGCGAGGAGGCGGGTGTGGCGTATCGACTGAGCGGAAAGGTGCTGGCGTTCGTGCGCACGCAGCGCGTCGCCCGGTTGGCTACGGTCGGACCTAACCACCGGCCGCACAACGTTCCCGTGTGCACCGTCAACGTCGGCGGGCACATCTACTTCGCCAGCGAGGCCAAGGCCCGCAAGGTGCGCAATCTGCGCCGCCGGCCGGTCGTGACTTTGACTTTCGACCGCTATGGCGAGCGCTGGTCGCAGCTGGCCGGCGCCATGATCACGGGCACAGCGGCGGCGATCGAACAAGGTCCGGTGTTTCGGCGCGCCCGCCTGGCGCTGTATCGCAAGTATCGCCAGTACGCCCGGGTCGCACCGATCACCGCGCCGGCGACCGTGATCGTGCGAGTTACGCCGACAGAGTGTTTTTCGTGGGGGCTGTGAGCCGGGAGCACGCGCCGGTGCGGGCAAGGGCTCGGGCGCTGGTGCTGCTGGCGTGCTGGTGGCCCTTGGCGGCGGGGGCGGGCGAGCCGGGCCGCAAGGCGCCACCGCCACCGCGGGCGATGCTGCTGGCGGACGCTACCAGCGGACGGGCGCTGCGGGAACATAATGCGGATGAGCCGTTGCCGGTCGGCGCGCTCGGACAGCTGATGCTGGCGCTGTTGGTGCTGGAACGGGTCGACAGCGGCCAGTTGGGCTGGGAGCAGCCGCTGCCGGTCAGTGCCGCCGCCGCGGCACAGGCGGGGGCGCGCCTAGCGCTGCGGGAAGCCGAGGTGCTGACGCTCGAAGAGGCGTTACGCGCAATGGTGATCGCGGGCGCCACCGATGCCGCGGCGGTGTTGAGCGAGGCGTTGGCGGATTCCCCCGCCCCGCTGGTGGCGCTGATGAACGAGCGCGCCCGCGTGCTGGGGATGATCGGCACCGAGTACGGCTCGCTGGCAGGCAGCGCCAGGGCGCGGTCGCAACCGGTTGATGTCACCACCGCGCG
This genomic interval carries:
- a CDS encoding pyridoxamine 5'-phosphate oxidase family protein, whose protein sequence is MAYRLSGKVLAFVRTQRVARLATVGPNHRPHNVPVCTVNVGGHIYFASEAKARKVRNLRRRPVVTLTFDRYGERWSQLAGAMITGTAAAIEQGPVFRRARLALYRKYRQYARVAPITAPATVIVRVTPTECFSWGL
- a CDS encoding cytochrome C oxidase subunit IV family protein, which encodes MRAAEKHHVSYVAIWVWLVVLLAVGLTFVALPVTKVTAIALIFSAAVVKAALVVRHYMHLRAQPVMVYVIMSVPVVLAIAMVLALIPDIAMRP
- a CDS encoding heme-copper oxidase subunit III, giving the protein MTSQAVTTLPGSIGAARGESGAWPQVSALGAASDRRPRIANAVLGMLIFLGAEAMFFAGLISAFLVLRAGSLAWPPPDQPRLPVGITFANTLVLLLSADTMRRALAAIRAGHLQALPRWLGATAMLGTAFLLVQGSEWLRLLGYGLRASSGPYGATFYTLIGCHGLHLLGGLIVLLAVLRSARRQRYTAHAHGAVEAARLYWYFVVGIWPILYGLVYLS
- a CDS encoding cytochrome c oxidase subunit 3: MAHSEHETRVFTEQPIGRVGMWWFLASEVMVFGGLLGSYILSRIAAGGWAAETAHVNTRIAAINTLILVTSSLTIVQAHAAVEAEEHTRARKYLLITVLLGLGFLCIKGFEYSIELGHGFTPASGLFWSYYYTMTGLHGLHVFAGVVVNFVLFLLAGGRRWAAVKQRVEYAGLYWHFVDVVWIFLFPLLYLA